In Endozoicomonas sp. GU-1, one DNA window encodes the following:
- a CDS encoding DUF1365 domain-containing protein, whose product MESSSGSSIYVGELMHHRFKPKKHRFSYQVASWLLDLDTIEALDKQLSLFSLNRFNVVSFYPRDHGDGSETPLREQINRLLHDYNIETPDNVSLLCYPRMFGYTFNPLAVYFCYRDQQLTAIVYEVSNTFGERHSYVAAVESGEQSGEQPEDQPDDKRLIEHSRQIVQPTIQQQADKALHVSPFFPMDCYYHFRIQPPKEKVTLAINLNDASGKLFTAVFKGLRKTITDRFIVKQTMLLPLQTVKVMAAIHWEALRLWLKGISIYSHTPRYFFFSHTRAETPKAKEKNFASYAAMNGEKAKYFSQNNTANRGKKI is encoded by the coding sequence ATGGAGTCTTCCTCAGGTTCTTCTATTTATGTTGGCGAGCTGATGCACCACCGGTTCAAACCGAAGAAACATCGGTTTTCTTATCAGGTGGCTTCCTGGTTGCTGGATCTGGATACCATTGAGGCGTTGGATAAGCAGCTCTCCCTGTTTTCCCTTAACCGGTTTAATGTTGTGTCTTTCTACCCCCGTGATCATGGTGATGGCTCAGAGACACCGTTGCGGGAACAGATCAACCGGTTGCTTCACGACTATAATATTGAGACACCGGATAACGTCAGCTTACTTTGTTATCCACGGATGTTTGGCTACACCTTCAACCCTTTGGCGGTATACTTTTGCTATCGGGATCAACAGCTGACCGCCATCGTCTATGAAGTCAGCAATACCTTTGGCGAAAGGCACTCCTATGTGGCGGCCGTCGAGTCTGGAGAACAGTCTGGAGAGCAGCCTGAAGATCAGCCGGACGATAAACGACTGATAGAGCATAGCAGGCAGATTGTTCAACCAACCATTCAACAACAGGCCGATAAAGCTCTGCATGTTTCCCCTTTCTTTCCCATGGACTGCTATTACCATTTCCGGATCCAGCCCCCCAAAGAGAAGGTTACTCTTGCCATTAACCTGAACGATGCCAGCGGCAAGCTGTTCACTGCCGTGTTCAAAGGGCTGCGCAAAACCATCACCGATCGTTTTATCGTAAAACAGACCATGCTGCTGCCACTGCAAACCGTGAAAGTCATGGCGGCCATCCATTGGGAAGCCTTGCGGCTCTGGCTAAAGGGCATATCGATTTACTCACACACGCCAAGATATTTCTTTTTCAGCCATACCCGTGCAGAAACGCCAAAAGCAAAAGAAAAAAATTTTGCATCCTACGCCGCGATGAACGGTGAGAAAGCAAAATATTTTTCACAGAACAACACAGCGAACAGGGGAAAGAAAATATGA
- a CDS encoding NAD(P)/FAD-dependent oxidoreductase, with translation MSTKGMNIAVVGSGISGLSCAWLLSKQHNVTLFEKDDRFGGHSHTVSVGDEKPIPVDTGFIVFNEKTYPNLIAFFKHLKVPFVPTDMSFAVSLNNGSTEYAGTDLSGLFAQKSNLLRPGFWLMLADILRFYRNSEKWMGSLEHEQGIDASLTLGQLLHRERFSQRFIHDHLIPMGAAIWSTPADKILDYPALAFLRFCSNHGLLQLSDRPQWQTVKGGSREYVQRIIDELGTSALTNRCIRKIKRFPDRVQLTDFQGKDWHFDHVVMTCHADTTLSLLSEPDEFEQHLLGAFTFQRNKALLHSDERLMPDNKKAWASWNYLGSHTSDPGNEQGPAVTYWMNNLQHLDGPPLFVTLNPQQEPATDLIHGCYLYDHPVFDRAAIEAQEKIWKLQGRNRTWYCGAWMGYGFHEDGLQSGLAVAESLGGIRRPWKVKGENDRLHRPDLFGRSFFDPGVDSTQLESSEPRQQES, from the coding sequence GTGTCCACAAAAGGAATGAACATAGCTGTCGTCGGTTCCGGTATTAGCGGACTCTCCTGCGCCTGGCTACTTTCCAAACAACACAACGTTACCTTATTTGAAAAGGATGATCGCTTCGGCGGCCACAGCCATACTGTGTCTGTGGGCGATGAGAAGCCCATTCCCGTCGATACCGGCTTTATTGTTTTTAATGAGAAAACCTATCCAAACCTGATCGCTTTTTTCAAACACCTGAAGGTGCCTTTTGTCCCTACGGATATGTCTTTTGCCGTTTCTCTGAACAACGGCTCTACTGAGTACGCTGGCACTGATCTTTCCGGACTATTTGCCCAGAAGAGCAACTTGCTTCGTCCGGGCTTCTGGCTAATGCTGGCTGATATTCTGCGTTTCTATCGCAACAGCGAAAAATGGATGGGCAGCCTTGAGCATGAACAAGGCATAGATGCCTCCCTGACCCTTGGCCAGCTGCTGCATCGTGAGCGCTTCAGTCAACGGTTTATTCATGATCACCTGATTCCCATGGGCGCTGCTATCTGGTCAACACCGGCGGACAAAATACTGGACTACCCGGCTTTGGCTTTTCTGCGCTTCTGCTCAAACCATGGTCTGCTGCAACTGTCGGATCGCCCTCAGTGGCAAACCGTGAAAGGAGGCAGTCGGGAGTATGTTCAGCGGATTATTGATGAGCTGGGTACATCGGCGCTCACCAATCGCTGTATCCGCAAAATAAAACGGTTCCCTGACCGGGTTCAATTGACCGATTTCCAGGGTAAAGACTGGCATTTTGACCATGTTGTCATGACCTGCCATGCTGACACCACGCTTAGCCTGCTTTCTGAGCCAGACGAGTTTGAACAGCATTTGCTGGGCGCTTTTACGTTTCAACGGAACAAGGCTCTGCTGCACAGCGATGAACGACTGATGCCTGACAACAAAAAGGCCTGGGCCAGCTGGAACTATCTGGGTTCACATACATCAGACCCCGGCAATGAGCAGGGGCCAGCGGTTACCTACTGGATGAATAATCTGCAGCATCTCGACGGTCCGCCACTGTTTGTCACGCTGAATCCCCAGCAGGAGCCGGCCACCGATCTGATTCATGGTTGCTACCTGTATGACCACCCCGTGTTTGATCGCGCCGCGATCGAAGCCCAGGAGAAAATCTGGAAACTCCAGGGCAGAAACCGTACCTGGTATTGTGGTGCATGGATGGGCTATGGTTTCCATGAAGATGGGCTACAGTCCGGCCTGGCTGTCGCGGAGAGCCTTGGAGGCATTCGCCGCCCCTGGAAGGTCAAAGGGGAAAATGACCGGCTCCATCGTCCGGATCTGTTTGGCCGCAGCTTTTTTGACCCGGGTGTTGACAGCACGCAACTTGAATCCTCTGAGCCTCGGCAGCAGGAATCTTGA
- a CDS encoding DUF3833 domain-containing protein, producing the protein MMRVALTTIKDWTSGRAWLLTLLFMLTGCSAMNIEDYAASEPSLKIEHYFAGETVAWGMFQDRFGNVQQRFKVLMTGDVKDGVLTLDERFIYSDGNESTRIWKVNIMGDGQYLGTAGDIVGQAIGRSAGNAFNFKYQMRLPIRGREWVVTFDDWMFLQEDGVLLNVATMSKWGIKLGTLTVAFEKPGPEEEP; encoded by the coding sequence ATGATGCGAGTCGCGTTAACAACAATAAAAGATTGGACGTCGGGACGAGCCTGGCTCCTGACCCTACTGTTTATGCTGACGGGGTGCTCAGCCATGAATATTGAAGATTATGCAGCTAGTGAACCAAGTCTGAAAATTGAACACTACTTTGCCGGGGAAACCGTTGCCTGGGGCATGTTTCAGGACCGGTTTGGCAATGTTCAACAGCGGTTCAAGGTGTTGATGACCGGAGACGTCAAAGACGGTGTACTGACTCTGGATGAACGCTTCATCTATTCCGATGGTAACGAGTCAACCCGTATCTGGAAGGTCAACATTATGGGTGACGGACAGTACCTGGGCACCGCCGGAGATATCGTTGGCCAGGCCATTGGCCGCAGTGCCGGCAATGCCTTTAACTTCAAGTACCAGATGCGTCTGCCCATCCGTGGCCGGGAGTGGGTGGTGACCTTTGATGACTGGATGTTCCTGCAGGAAGATGGCGTACTACTGAATGTCGCCACCATGAGCAAATGGGGGATCAAGCTGGGTACGTTGACGGTCGCCTTTGAAAAACCCGGGCCAGAAGAAGAACCATAA
- the thiD gene encoding bifunctional hydroxymethylpyrimidine kinase/phosphomethylpyrimidine kinase codes for MSSTPIALTIAGSDSGGGAGIQADLKTFSALGAYGCSVITALTAQNTVGVQGIFDVSPAFVREQLDSVFSDLNISAAKVGMLSQPEVIDAVARAVSDYQPKYLVVDPVMVATSGDVLLQEAAIDNLRRKLIPKATLITPNLPEAAVLLNCPRPESLAAMVAMIDPLMALGASAVLLKGGHLTSDQGNNQAVDLFHDGNTLHQLQSPWVATRNTHGTGCTLSSAVTALLARDYPLIDAVRSAKEYIAGAIGHADQLNIGSGHGPVHHFYRTWS; via the coding sequence ATGTCTTCTACACCCATCGCATTGACCATTGCCGGCTCTGACAGTGGCGGTGGTGCCGGCATTCAGGCAGACCTGAAAACCTTCTCGGCCCTTGGTGCCTATGGCTGCAGTGTGATCACTGCGCTGACCGCACAGAACACGGTGGGTGTTCAGGGTATTTTTGATGTCTCACCCGCCTTTGTCCGGGAGCAGCTGGACTCGGTCTTTTCCGACCTGAACATTTCTGCCGCCAAGGTGGGTATGCTGAGCCAGCCTGAAGTGATTGATGCGGTTGCCCGCGCGGTCAGTGATTACCAGCCGAAATACCTGGTGGTTGACCCGGTGATGGTGGCCACCAGCGGTGATGTTCTGCTTCAGGAAGCCGCCATCGATAACCTGCGTCGCAAACTGATTCCCAAAGCCACCCTGATTACTCCCAACCTGCCGGAAGCAGCGGTGCTGCTGAACTGCCCCCGACCTGAGTCACTGGCAGCCATGGTCGCCATGATTGACCCGTTGATGGCCCTGGGAGCCAGTGCAGTATTGCTCAAAGGCGGCCACCTTACCTCAGACCAGGGCAATAACCAGGCCGTTGATCTGTTCCATGACGGTAACACCCTGCACCAACTTCAGTCTCCCTGGGTGGCAACCCGAAATACCCACGGGACAGGCTGTACATTGTCGTCTGCTGTCACCGCCTTGCTGGCCAGGGATTACCCTTTGATCGATGCCGTCCGCTCTGCCAAGGAGTACATTGCCGGTGCCATTGGCCATGCTGACCAACTGAACATCGGTTCTGGCCATGGCCCGGTCCATCACTTTTACCGAACCTGGTCATAG
- a CDS encoding SDR family NAD(P)-dependent oxidoreductase: MNSTQDIAPSDAPVVWITGASQGIGEAVAIALAREGVTVAASARNEERLAALARQSDALPGRIVPYPLDVTDQTAVNEAVNNIIANHGAIDQAILNAGTYIASPAAEFTSNVVRQQMELNLMGVCHCLEPLIAAMKEQGKGVIAINASLAGYRGLPKAAGYGASKAALINMAESLNSELWRKGIDIKIINPGFVKTPLTSKNRFPMPFLMEVDKAAEVIVQGMKGRQFEIRFPRMFAAIMALLRHLPYSLYFWLVRKTG, from the coding sequence ATGAACTCTACTCAGGATATAGCGCCTTCTGATGCTCCGGTGGTCTGGATCACCGGAGCCAGCCAGGGCATTGGCGAAGCCGTTGCCATTGCCCTGGCCCGGGAAGGAGTGACCGTAGCGGCCAGTGCCCGAAATGAGGAACGGCTGGCAGCGCTGGCCAGGCAATCAGATGCACTGCCAGGCAGGATCGTTCCCTATCCGCTGGATGTGACGGATCAAACGGCCGTGAATGAGGCGGTCAACAACATCATTGCCAATCATGGTGCCATTGACCAGGCGATTTTGAATGCCGGTACCTATATCGCTTCGCCCGCAGCAGAATTTACCAGCAATGTGGTGCGCCAACAGATGGAACTGAATCTGATGGGTGTCTGCCACTGCCTTGAGCCACTGATCGCTGCCATGAAAGAACAGGGTAAAGGGGTGATTGCCATTAATGCGTCGCTGGCAGGCTATCGAGGCCTGCCCAAAGCAGCTGGCTATGGTGCCAGCAAGGCGGCGTTAATCAATATGGCGGAATCCCTGAACTCGGAGCTCTGGCGAAAGGGTATTGATATCAAAATAATCAACCCGGGTTTTGTCAAAACACCATTGACCAGCAAGAACCGGTTCCCCATGCCTTTTCTGATGGAGGTGGATAAAGCGGCGGAGGTCATCGTCCAGGGGATGAAGGGGCGGCAGTTCGAGATTCGCTTCCCGCGCATGTTTGCCGCCATCATGGCGCTTCTGCGTCACCTGCCCTACTCGCTGTATTTCTGGTTGGTCCGTAAGACCGGATAA
- a CDS encoding SAM-dependent methyltransferase gives MNSTSSTEITSKPWFPALRNVLSWLEKRLVKAGVSRIELRIDGNESVMVGQFRSGTPIPCLQIHSPVGLFQQGSQGLLGWSESFINGDWSSPDLKALTDWAMANEDNLQEVMTANWFSNLFNRVLHKIRRNSRSGSRRNIAAHYDLGNDFYQLWLDPTMTYSSALYFDEHEDLETAQGNKYNTIIDWLELRPGHSVLEVGCGWGGFARALNQRHQGAYQGITLSQEQLAYAQQMSDNQSHQFSLTDYRDIHEQYDRIVSIEMIEAVGEEHWPVYFEKLYRSLKPGGSAVIQAILIDDDRFEEYRRGVDFIQRYIFPGGMLPSDRVMKDQAKKAGLAITNTLSFGLDYARTLDEWKRLFLSAWPAIEQLGFDQRFKRLWQFYLDYCTTGFQFRSIDVCLYKLTKPVSGEAA, from the coding sequence ATGAACTCGACCAGCTCCACGGAGATCACCAGCAAACCCTGGTTTCCTGCGCTGAGAAATGTACTCTCCTGGCTGGAAAAGCGATTGGTCAAGGCGGGGGTGAGCAGAATTGAGCTGCGCATTGATGGCAACGAAAGTGTGATGGTGGGGCAGTTCCGGTCAGGCACCCCCATCCCCTGTCTGCAGATCCATAGTCCGGTGGGATTATTCCAGCAAGGCAGCCAGGGATTACTGGGCTGGTCTGAGTCGTTTATTAATGGCGACTGGAGCTCTCCGGACCTGAAAGCGCTGACCGACTGGGCCATGGCCAATGAAGACAATCTGCAGGAGGTGATGACAGCCAACTGGTTCAGCAATCTGTTTAACCGGGTGTTGCACAAAATACGCCGCAACAGCCGCTCCGGCAGCCGTCGCAATATTGCCGCGCATTATGACCTGGGCAACGACTTTTACCAGCTATGGCTTGACCCGACCATGACCTATTCAAGTGCCCTCTATTTTGATGAGCATGAGGATCTGGAAACCGCACAGGGCAATAAGTACAACACCATTATTGACTGGCTTGAGCTTCGTCCGGGGCATTCCGTGCTTGAGGTAGGCTGCGGCTGGGGCGGCTTTGCCCGGGCACTGAATCAGCGGCACCAGGGCGCATACCAAGGGATAACACTGTCGCAGGAACAGCTGGCCTATGCGCAACAGATGTCGGACAACCAGTCCCATCAGTTCAGTCTTACGGATTACCGGGATATCCATGAGCAGTATGACCGTATCGTTTCCATCGAAATGATTGAGGCCGTGGGCGAAGAGCACTGGCCGGTCTATTTTGAAAAACTGTACCGCAGCCTGAAACCCGGAGGTTCCGCTGTTATCCAGGCCATTCTGATTGACGACGACCGTTTCGAGGAGTATCGCCGCGGTGTTGACTTTATTCAGCGCTACATCTTCCCGGGCGGCATGTTGCCCAGTGACAGGGTAATGAAAGATCAGGCCAAAAAGGCCGGTTTGGCCATAACCAATACCCTCTCTTTCGGTCTCGACTATGCAAGAACGCTGGATGAATGGAAACGGCTTTTTCTTTCGGCCTGGCCTGCCATTGAACAGCTCGGATTTGATCAGCGCTTTAAACGCCTGTGGCAGTTTTACCTGGATTACTGCACGACCGGTTTCCAATTCAGGAGTATTGATGTTTGCCTCTACAAACTCACCAAACCTGTGTCAGGGGAGGCCGCATGA